In Zingiber officinale cultivar Zhangliang chromosome 1A, Zo_v1.1, whole genome shotgun sequence, a genomic segment contains:
- the LOC122038985 gene encoding DDB1- and CUL4-associated factor homolog 1-like isoform X1, with the protein MEAARSASAEDMAMADAPAESEERKVESEEDEEALVARAQKLMDKLLDTLENPNPKLLHALASMLEAQESRYLEESTTSSLSNGRSSHTIARLANLVQDNEDFYDAISSKFLSENRYSVAVRAAAARLILSLSSSWIYPHVFDDVVLDNIKTWLTDDNLVSSDGCRQKGGFGDDTPTESEWLTTYATGLLAIALVSGGPIVEDILTSGLSAKFMRYLRTQVLGDAYPGQKNVPYPAESTRHGSVSTHVRGREENRLRSRECSDPCLEVPRVSDQGMSDDLYVNQDCERGTRQVDSGKYWSGDSLNSELTDSSTMVGGAYEVAEGNDDLTEWQDKNLLDGRSKYAERLIAARSVRDDDPESMRDDLSKRRIIKGLQRSRTKTKVTEGNSDTDRILASPDSGLRVGGSGRIGRDRNFLIHEEAKKSVDLKNMPSRLDCEGLVSGEEEDDRLMDCNIGSKDISEIVKKAIGAAEAEARAANAPPEAIKAAGDAAAELVKTAAVESWENTNDEEAAISAATAAASTVVDASIATEVSRSECQIDDNLMASKATEVEEDEQPLDIIILDKVILARLRQKYCIQCLETLGEYVEAFGPILHEKGVDVCLALLQKSFEEKPSRLALLPEVLKLICALAAHRKFAALFVDRGGMQKLLSVPRVLQTYFGLSSCLFTIGSLQGIMERVCALPSDVVGKVVELALQLLLCPQDQARKNAAIFFAAAFVFRAVLDAFGAQDGLQKMLNLLHSAATVRMGGNSSTPVISDTVLRNDRAEVLSALEKQIAYHTCVALRQYFRAHLLLLVDSLRPNKSNKTMARNAPSARAAYKPLDISNESMDAVFLQIQRDRKLGHAFVKVRWPPVDKFLANNGHITMLELCQAPPVERYLHDLAQYALGVLHIVTFIPYSRKSIISATLSNNRFGMAVILDSANGAGYVNPEVIHPALNVLVNLVCPPPSFSNKFSASAQVQQSASVQVERVQLPIQNESRERNGESNLVERSNTTVSGGGSVVPASPSGMVGDRRISLGSGFGCAGLASQLEQCYHQAREAVRANNGIKVLLHLLQPRMITPPAALDCIRALACRILLGLARDDAIAHILTKLQVGKKLSELIRDLGGQAGGIEQGRWQSELTQVAVELIAIVTHSGRASTIAATDAAAPTLRRIERAAIAAATPITYHRRELLLLIHEHLQRSGLTATANLLQKEADLASFPGLGILAPPLHQISLQEAPSVLLQWPSGRASCGFHSEMKMTERNEGTGLKPNAPLIAAKKRQLAFPANFSQGKNNILLRSPLNKSSSVLNVHAASEGTETPSPPAFKSTVDVEIPNRTPILLPLKRKFSDLKDPSSPPAKHLRIAGQGSQNEINQIPTSAQRNLQPLDHTIVSSHAYSNLHDRLSKLASGSCHSDNLDDIRYHNSCGVSTTPVASLALPTEQQPGNVERTTLDSLIVQYLKHQHRQCPAPITTLPPLSLLQPHVCPEPSRSLNAPTNITARVSSREFKKQYGSIHAQRRDRQFVYSRFRPFRTCRDGATLLTSITYLGDSYHIASGSDSGDLKIFDTITGNVLESQTCHRTPVMLVKSAFCGGNQLILSSGLHEVKLWDASSISAGPLHSFEGCKAACFSHSGTNFAALSSDSLHREVLLYDVQTYSVELRLNESSNNYSGIVRGHAQSLVHFSPLDTLLLWNGVLWDRRSSSSIKRFEQFTDYGGGGFHPAGNEIIINSEVWDLRKFKLLRTVPSLDQTVITFNGGGDVIYATLRRNLEDVTSAINTRRVRHPLFPAFRTIDAMNYTDIATVQVDRCILDFATDNTDTFVGVVAMDDHDEVVSSARLFEIGRRKPTDDDSDPDDGGETDDEDEENDESDADVDAILEAEFDAGEDSDSEGTSNDEEDEDVDSADELDEDADFNLENEEEQGLLELIAEGDEDGDEDYGEAGGSLSSGDEGDFAF; encoded by the exons ATGGAGGCGGCGCGATCGGCGTCAGCGGAGGACATGGCGATGGCGGACGCGCCGGCGGAATCGGAGGAGAGGAAGGTGGAAAGCGAAGAGGACGAGGAGGCGCTGGTCGCCAGGGCGCAGAAGCTGATGGATAAGCTCCTCGACACTCTTGAGAATCCTAACCCTAAGCTACTCCATGCCCTCGCTTCGATGCTGGAGGCTCAAGAATCGAG ATACCTCGAGGAATCTACGACTTCATCCTTGAGCAATGGCCGCTCTTCTCACACTATTGCGAGGTTGGCTAACTTAGTGCAG GACAATGAAGATTTTTATGATGCCATATCATCCAAATTTTTATCAGAAAACAGATACTCTGTTGCTGTTCGTGCAGCTGCTGCAAGGCTGATTCTTAGTTTATCTTCAAGTTGGATC TACCCACATGTTTTTGATGATGTTGTCTTGGATAACATTAAAACCTGGTTGACGGATGACAATTTGGTCTCAAGTGACGGATGTAGACAAAAGGGTGGATTTGGAGATGATACACCAACAGAATCAGAATGGTTGACAACTTATGCTACAGGACTTCTCGCTATAGCATTGGTCAG TGGTGGTCCAATTGTTGAAGACATCTTAACATCAGGTTTGTCAGCAAAGTTCATGCGCTATTTACGTACACAGGTACTTGGAGATGCCTATCCTGGTCAAAAAAATGTCCCATATCCAGCTGAATCTACTAGGCATGGTTCAGTTTCTACCCATGTTAGAGGTCGAGAAGAAAATAGACTCAGATCACGGGAATGTTCAGATCCTTGTTTGGAAGTACCAAGAGTTTCAGATCAAGGGATGTCAGATGATTTATATGTTAATCAGGATTGTGAAAGAGGAACCAGGCAAGTGGATTCAGGCAAATACTGGAGTGGAGATTCACTGAATTCTGAGCTAACTGATTCATCAACAATGGTTGGTGGTGCATATGAGGTGGCTGAGGGAAATGATGATCTCACCGAATGGCAGGATAAGAACTTGCTTGATGGGAGGTCAAAATATGCTGAAAGGCTTATTGCTGCAAGATCAGTTAGAGATGATGATCCTGAAAGTATGAGGGATGACTTGTCCAAGCGAAGGATCATCAAGGGTCTACAAAGGAGTAGAACAAAAACAAAGGTTACTGAAGGTAATTCAGATACTGACAGGATATTGGCATCACCTGATTCTGGACTACGAGTTGGTGGGAGTGGTAGAATTGGCAGGGACAGAAATTTCCTAATCCATGAAGAGGCCAAAAAATCTGTTGATCTTAAGAACATGCCAAGTAGGCTTGACTGCGAAGGTTTGGTTTCTGGAGAGGAGGAAGATGACCGTTTGATGGACTGTAATATTGGCTCAAAAGATATATCTGAAATAGTAAAGAAAGCAATTGGAGCTGCTGAAGCTGAAGCAAGAGCTGCTAATGCTCCTCCAGAAGCAATAAAAGCAGCAGGAGATGCTGCAGCTGAACTTGTGAAGACTGCTGCAGTAGAG TCATGGGAAAATACAAACGATGAAGAAGCTGCCATTTCAGCTGCTACTGCAGCTGCATCTACTGTGGTTGATGCTTCTATTGCTACAGAGGTCTCAAG GAGTGAATGCCAAATTGATGATAATTTAATGGCATCCAAGGCTACAGAAGTGGAAGAGGATGAACAGCCCTTAGATATAATCATCTTGGATAAAGTGATTCTGGCAAGGCTTAGACAAAAATATTGCATTCAGTGCCTTGAAACTCTGGGAGAATATGTTGAAGCTTTTGGTCCTATTCTACATGAAAAGGGTGTTGATGTCTGCCTTGCCTTGTTGCAAAAGAGCTTCGAAGAAAAACCGAGTCGTTTAGCTTTACTGCCAGAAGTGCTCAAACTTATATGTGCCTTAGCCGCCCATCGCAAATTTGCTGCATTATTTGTTGATCGTGGTGGAATGCAAAAACTTCTTTCTGTCCCTAGAGTTTTGCAGACTTACTTTGGTCTTTCATCATGCTTATTTACCATTGGTTCTCTCCAG GGTATTATGGAACGTGTCTGTGCGCTTCCATCTGATGTGGTGGGTAAGGTGGTTGAGTTAGCTCTTCAGCTTCTGTTATGTCCCCAAGACCAAGCTAGAAAAAATGCAGCTATCTTTTTTGCTGCTGCTTTTGTGTTCAGAGCAGTTCTGGATGCCTTTGGCGCACAGGATGGCTTGCAGAAAATGTTAAATCTCTTGCACAGTGCTGCCACAGTTCGAATGGGTGGGAATTCTAGCACGCCAGTGATATCTGACACAGTTCTCAGAAATGATCGAGCAGAAGTACTTAGTGCATTGGAAAAGCAGATTGCTTATCATACCTGTGTTGCATTACGGCAATATTTTAGAGCCcatcttctcttgcttgtagatTCTCTTCGtccaaataaaagtaataaaactaTGGCACGAAATGCTCCGAGTGCAAGAGCTGCATATAAACCACTTGACATCAGCAATGAGTCTATGGATGCAGTGTTTCTTCAGATACAACGTGATAGGAAGCTAGGACATGCTTTTGTAAAAGTTCGTTGGCCTCCGGTTGATAAATTTTTGGCAAATAATGGTCATATAACCATGTTGGAGTTGTGTCAG GCGCCACCTGTTGAGCGCTATCTGCATGATTTGGCCCAGTATGCATTAGGTGTTCTTCATATTGTCACTTTCATACCCTATAGCCGGAAATCAATTATTTCTGCTACTTTGAGCAACAACCGTTTTGGTATGGCAGTTATTTTAGACTCAGCTAATGGTGCCGGTTATGTTAATCCTGAG GTAATCCATCCAGCATTGAATGTCTTGGTAAATCTGGTATGTCCACCTCCTTCATTCAGCAACAAATTCTCTGCATCTGCACAAGTTCAGCAATCTGCTTCAGTTCAAGTAGAACGTGTTCAATTGCCCATCCAGAATGAGTCCAGGGAACGGAATGGTGAATCCAATTTGGTGGAGAGAAGTAATACAACAGTTTCTGGTGGTGGCTCAGTTGTTCCTGCTTCACCATCTGGAATGGTTGGAGATCGCAGAATATCTTTAGGATCTGGGTTTGGATGTGCTGGCCTTGCATCCCAGTTGGAACAATGCTATCATCAGGCAAGAGAAGCTGTTCGTGCAAATAATGGTATAAAAGTTCTTTTGCATCTTCTGCAACCACGAATGATTACACCACCTGCAGCTCTAGACTGCATTCGAGCTTTAGCATGCCGAATCTTGCTTGGTCTAGCCAGAGATGATGCAATTGCACATATACTAACAAAACTTCAG GTGGGAAAGAAACTATCAGAACTAATTCGAGATTTAGGTGGCCAGGCAGGTGGAATAGAACAAGGTCGATGGCAGTCTGAACTAACCCAAGTTGCTGTAGAATTGATAGCA ATTGTTACTCATTCTGGCAGGGCAAGCACCATAGCAGCTACTGATGCTGCAGCTCCTACATTGAGACGAATTGAAAGAGCAGCAATTGCAGCAGCAACTCCTATAACATACCATCGAAG GGAACTGTTGCTGTTAATCCATGAACATCTCCAGAGATCTGGCTTGACAGCTACAGCTAATTTGCTACAAAAAGAAGCTGACTTGGCATCTTTTCCAGGATTAGGAATATTGGCTCCTCCCCTGCACCAGATTTCTTTGCAAGAAGCTCCATCTGTGCTACTCCAGTGGCCATCAGGACGTGCTTCATGtggttttcattcagaaatgaAGATGACTGAGAGAAATGAAGGCACTGGTCTAAAGCCCAATGCACCTCTGATTGCTGCAAAGAAGAGACAACTTGCCTTTCCAGCAAACTTTTCCCAAGGGAAAAATAACATTCTGCTGCGTTCTCCCTTGAACAAGTCATCATCTGTTTTAAATGTTCATGCAGCTTCTGAGGGAACAGAAACACCTTCTCCACCTGCCTTCAAATCCACAGTAGATGTTGAGATCCCAAATAGAACACCGATTTTATTGCCACTGAAAAGGAAGTTTAGTGATTTGAAGGATCCGTCTTCACCACCAGCAAAGCACCTTAGAATTGCAGGCCAAGGTTCCCAGAATGAAATCAATCAAATCCCAACTTCTGCTCAGAGGAACCTCCAGCCTTTAGATCACACTATTGTATCTTCTCATGCCTATTCTAATCTGCATGATCGTCTCAGCAAGTTAGCAAGTGGAAGCTGCCATAGTGATAACTTGGACGACATCCGCTACCATAATAGCTGTGGGGTATCTACAACACCTGTAGCCTCGCTAGCTCTTCCAACAGAACAACAACCAGGGAATGTTGAGAGGACGACTCTTGATTCACTAATAGTGCAATATCTAAAGCACCAACACCGTCAGTGCCCGGCACCTATCACTACATTGCCACCACTTTCTCTTTTGCAACCACATGTGTGCCCCGAACCCAGCCGTAGCCTAAATGCACCGACAAATATCACTGCAAGGGTAAGCTCACGGGAGTTTAAGAAACAGTATGGAAGTATCCATGCTCAGCGCAGAGATCGTCAATTTGTATATAGCCGATTCAGACCATTTCGTACTTGCCGAGATGGCGCTACTTTATTAACATCCATTACTTATCTTGGTGATTCCTACCATATTGCAAGTGGGAGTGATTCTGGTGATTTAAAGATATTTGATACAATCACTGGAAATGTTTTGGAGAGTCAAACTTGTCATCGGACTCCTGTTATGCTTGTTAAGTCAGCTTTCTGTGGAGGAAATCAGTTGATTCTTTCATCAGGTTTGCATGAGGTTAAGTTATGGGATGCTTCTTCCATTTCAGCAGGGCCTTTGCATTCATTTGAAGGGTGTAAGGCTGCATGTTTTAGCCATTCAGGAACCAACTTTGCAGCACTTTCATCAGACTCTCTTCACCGGGAGGTTCTTCTTTATGACGTTCAAACATACAGTGTGGAGCTCAGGCTTAATGAAAGCTCCAATAACTATTCAGGAATTGTTCGAGGACATGCACAATCCCTGGTGCACTTTAGTCCATTAGACACATTGTTACTATGGAATGGAGTCTTGTGGGATAGGAGGAGTTCCAGTTCTATCAAGCGATTTGAACAGTTCACAGATTATGGTGGTGGTGGGTTTCATCCCGCTGGCAATGAG ATTATTATAAATTCTGAGGTGTGGGATCTTCGGAAATTCAAGCTTTTGAGAACAGTGCCCTCTCTGGACCAGACGGTAATTACATTCAATGGTGGTGGAGATGTCATATATGCAACTCTTAGGCGCAACCTTGAAGATGTTACATCAGCTATTAATACTCGTCGTGTCCGACACCCACTGTTTCCAGCCTTCCGCACCATTGACGCAATGAACTATACTGACATTGCAACTGTCCAAGTTGACCGTTGCATACTCGACTTTGCCACTGACAACACTGACACCTTTGTTGGGGTTGTCGCAATGGATGATCATGATGAGGTGGTCTCCTCTGCAAGGCTCTTTGAAATTGGGAGGAGGAAACCAACTGATGATGATTCTGATCCTGATGATGGAGGTGAAACTGATGATGAGGATGAAGAAAATGATGAATCTGATGCAGACGTGGACGCTATATTAGAAGCCGAGTTCGATGCAGGTGAAGATAGTGACTCAGAAGGCACGAGCAACGATGAGGAAGATGAGGATGTTGACAGTGCAGATGAACTAGATGAAGATGCAGATTTCAATCTTGAGAATGAAGAGGAACAGGGGCTGTTGGAGTTGATTGCCGAGGGCGACGAGGATGGCGATGAAGATTATGGTGAGGCAGGTGGATCTTTAAGCAGTGGAGATGAAGGAGATTTTGCTTTCTAG